The genomic DNA TAAAACATATATGCTCACAGATGATGATGATCAAATCGCTGGAACACATTCTATTGCAGCCGGCCTTGATTATCCGGGAGTGGGTCCTGAACATAGTTACCTTAAAGATACAGGACGAGCTAGGTATACTACGATTGATGATAAAAAAGCTTTAGCTGCTTTTCATGAACTATCTGAAGAAGAAGGTATAATTCCTGCTTTGGAGAGTTCACATGCAGTAGCAGAAGCTTTTAGACTTGCCCCTGATTTAAATAAAGATCAAGTCATAATTGTTAATCTTTCCGGCCGCGGTGATAAAGATGTTAAACAAATTTCTGAAATGAAATAGCCTCCTCAAAGGAAAAACCCAATCCAGATTTTTTCTGGTTGGGTTTTTTCTATCTAATCTTTTTTACCTCTTTACCAAAAGGCATTAAAGAAACTTTGGCAAGTTTTAAATTTTGTTTGGCAAATGGAATACCAATAATTGTTATTGTAAAAAATAATGCTGAAATTAGATTTGCTAATGCTATCTCCCAGCCAAAAAATATGATCCAAATAATATTTGCTATCATCCCCAGAGAAGATGTTCCTTCATCTACAACTTCTTTACCAAAAGGGGCCAATTGTAATTTAGCCATTTTAAAACACTGTTTTCCTACTGGCAAACCTATAATTGTAATTGACCAGATTATTCCTGCAAGCAGCCAGCCAATTGCCTCTATAAATCCACCAAAAATAATCCAGATTATATTACCTATTAAACTCATATTAATCCCTCTTTCTTTTTTTATTACTTACATTTTATATATTCTATATTATCAATTTTTCTCCTTTTTATTTATTTTCATAATATCCCCTAACTAATATCAGATAAACATGATTATTTAAATATATAAAAGAATATGATAGCATATAAGAGATAAATAGCTCTAATCATTTGACAAAGCTAAACGAATTAACTATAATATCTATTGTTGTAATTAAAAATCATCACAAAATTCAATTATAATTTTGAGGGGGATTAAATTAATGAAAAAATTATTAACTATTTTAGCAATTTCCGCAATACTTATAAGTTCATTTTCACTATTTGCTACAGCTCAAAATTCTGATAATGTAATAACTTTAGGAGACTCAAATTGGCCTGGATTAAGAGGTAAAAATGCAATAGTTAATTATATTTTAGAAAATATAGGTTATAAAGTTGAAAGGACTTCTGCTACAGACCCTATGCTTCGTCAGGGAATAATTAATGGAGATATAGATATTTATCTTGGTACCTGGATGCCTTCTTTACAGAAAGCCAGAACTCAAAATCAAGATAAACAACATCTTGTTACTAAAAATATGCATAATGGTCTTTTAGGAATGGCAGTCCCCAAATATGTTGCTGAACAGGGGGTAACCAGTTTAGAAGATCTTCAGGAACATGCTGATAAATTTGATAAAAAATTATACGTAGGCCCTGCCGGCTGGGTTTATGATGGAAAAATAAGAGAAGCTCAAAAAGACAATATTTACAATTTAGAAGATTGGGAATTAGTAAGTAGTAACCCTGCTGCTCTCTGGACTGAATTAGAACAGGCTATAGAAAATGAAGAATGGATTGTCTGGGCAGCCTGGCAACCACACTGGATGAATACAGTTTATGATATGGTGTATTTAGAAGATCCAGAAACTATTTTTGGCAATAAATACTCCTGGGTTGAAACATTGACCAGAAAGGGTTTCCCGGAAGAACATCCTCAGGTTACAACTTTTTTGAAAAATTTTATAATAAAATCAGAAACCCAAAGTTTACTTAGTTATCAAATTGGTGAAAAAGAAAAAGACGCAGATGAATTTGCAAAAAAATGGGTTAAAGATAATATTTATC from Halanaerobiales bacterium includes the following:
- a CDS encoding YccF domain-containing protein, producing the protein MSLIGNIIWIIFGGFIEAIGWLLAGIIWSITIIGLPVGKQCFKMAKLQLAPFGKEVVDEGTSSLGMIANIIWIIFFGWEIALANLISALFFTITIIGIPFAKQNLKLAKVSLMPFGKEVKKIR
- a CDS encoding glycine betaine ABC transporter substrate-binding protein, with the protein product MKKLLTILAISAILISSFSLFATAQNSDNVITLGDSNWPGLRGKNAIVNYILENIGYKVERTSATDPMLRQGIINGDIDIYLGTWMPSLQKARTQNQDKQHLVTKNMHNGLLGMAVPKYVAEQGVTSLEDLQEHADKFDKKLYVGPAGWVYDGKIREAQKDNIYNLEDWELVSSNPAALWTELEQAIENEEWIVWAAWQPHWMNTVYDMVYLEDPETIFGNKYSWVETLTRKGFPEEHPQVTTFLKNFIIKSETQSLLSYQIGEKEKDADEFAKKWVKDNIYRVSTFLALVEAPNGEPAIDVLRENIGLEK